Proteins encoded within one genomic window of bacterium:
- a CDS encoding type II toxin-antitoxin system VapC family toxin, whose protein sequence is MDLLLDTCTLLWWVNGDELSPDAQHAIADPGNRVWISAVSIWEIAVKQSLGKLELGGDLDAVIEEDFLQLPVTFAHARQVARLPLHHRDPFDRMLIAQARSEEFTLVTRDRQLAQYAVRLLKS, encoded by the coding sequence TTGGACCTACTGCTCGACACCTGCACGCTGCTGTGGTGGGTCAACGGAGACGAACTCTCGCCCGACGCTCAGCATGCCATCGCGGATCCCGGCAACCGGGTCTGGATCAGTGCCGTGAGCATCTGGGAGATCGCCGTCAAGCAGTCGCTCGGAAAACTCGAACTGGGCGGCGACCTCGACGCGGTGATCGAAGAGGACTTCCTGCAGCTACCGGTAACCTTCGCCCATGCCCGACAAGTCGCTCGGCTGCCCCTCCATCACCGGGACCCCTTCGATCGGATGCTGATCGCGCAAGCCAGATCTGAGGAATTCACGCTCGTCACCCGCGACCGCCAGCTCGCGCAGTACGCCGTCAGGCTCCTGAAGTCCTGA